Below is a window of Mycolicibacterium chitae DNA.
GACCGCCGCCGACGACGGATCCCTGGCCGGGTTCGCCATCGACGAAGCCGAGGTCATCTACTGGGGAATTTGCCCCCGCTGTGCCACCGCACGAGAACTTCCCGACCGCAGCCCACCACCACTCGATGAAAGGTAAGACCGTGTCTGACACCTCTGACGCCCGCCCGCCCTCGCCCGAAACCAAGACCGGGAGCAGGAGCGAGAGCGAGAACCCGGCGATGCCGTCGCCCACCCCGAAGGCGCACGCACCCCTGAAGAACCAAGACTGGTGGCCCAACCAGGTCGACGTGTCGGTGCTGCACGCACAGACCGAGAAGGCCAATCCGCTGGGCGCCGATTTCGACTACCGCGAACAGGTCAAGACCCTCGACGCCGAGGCGCTCAAACGCGACCTCATCGAGCTGATGACCACCTCCCAGGAGTGGTGGCCGGCCGACTACGGCCACTATGGCGGCGCATTCATCCGGATGAGCTGGCACGCCGCGGGCACCTACCGGATCCACGACGGCCGCGGCGGTGGCGGTCAAGGCGCCCAACGCTTCGCCCCGCTCAACAGCTGGCCGGACAACAGCGGGACGGACAAGTCCCGTCGGCTGCTGTGGCCGATCAAGCAGAAGTACGGCAACAAGATCTCGTGGGCCGATCTCATCATCGTGGCGGGGAACGTCGCGCTGGAGTCGATGGGATTCAAGACCGCCGGCTTCGCCTTCGGCCGGGAGGACATCTGGGAACCCGAGGAGACGCTGTGGGGCTTCGAGGACACCTGGCTGGGCACCGACAAGCGCTATTCGGGTGAGCGGGAACTCGCCGAACCCTACGGTGCGACCACCATGGGGCTGATCTACGTCAATCCGGAGGGGCCCGAGGGCGAGCCGGATCCGCTCAAGGCGGCGTACGACATTCGCGAGACGTTCGGCCGGATGGCGATGAACGACGAGGAGACTGCGGCCCTGATCGTCGGTGGCCACACCTTCGGCAAGACCCATGGCGCCGGCGATCCCGACCTGGTCGGTCCCGAGCCCGAGGGAGCGCCCATCGAGCAGCAGGGCCTGGGCTGGAAGAGCGGCTACGGATCCGGTAAGGGGGCCGACGCCATCATCGGCGGTCCTGAGGTGGTCTGGACGCCCACTCCGACCCAGTGGGACAACACCTTCCTGGAGTACCTCTACGGGCACGAGTGGGAGCTGGAGCAGAGTCCGGCCGGCGCCTGGCAGTACGTCGCCAAGGACGTCGAACCGAGCATCCCGGAACCGTTCGACGCCGCGAAGAAGCGGATGGCCACGATGCTGGTCACCGACATCTCGATGCGAGAGAGCCCGATCTACGCCGACATCACCCGCCGCTGGCTGGATCACCCCGAGGAGTTGGCGGACGCGTTCGCCAGGGCCTGGTTCAAGCTGCTGCACCGCGACATGGGGCCGGCCTCGCGCTACATCGGACCCTGGGTGCCGAAGGAAAGCTACGTGTGGCAGGACCCGGTGCCGGCCGTCGACCACCCGCTGGTCGACGAGCAGGACATCGCCACCTTGAAGAACAAGGTGCTCGCATCCCAGCTCTCGGTGAGCCAACTGATCAAGACGGCGTGGGCGTCGGCGGCCAGCTTCCGGGGCACCGACAAGCGCGGCGGCGCCAACGGCGCCCGCATCCGGCTCGAGCCGCAACGCAACTGGGAGGTCAACGAGCCCGCCGAATTGGCCAAGGTGCTGCCGGTGCTCGAGCAGATCCAGCAGGACTTCAACGGCTCGGCCTCGGGCGGCAAGAAGATTTCGCTGGCCGACCTGATCGTGCTGGCGGGTTCGGCCGCTGTCGAGAAGGCGGCCAAGGACGCCGGCTTCGATATCGACGTGCACTTCGCGCCGGGACGCACCGATGCGACGCAGGAGCAGACCGATGTCGAGTCGTTCGCCATCATCGAGCCCCGGGCCGACGGGTTCCGCAACTATCTGCGGCCCAATGAGAAGACCCAGGTGGAGCGGCTGCTGGTGGACCGGGCGTACATGCTGAACCTGACCGCTCCGGAGCTCACGGTGCTCATCGGCGGGCTGCGTTCCCTCGGGGCCAACCACGGCGGCGCCGGCCACGGCGTGTTCACCGACCGGCCGGGGGTGTTGACCAACGACTTCTTCGTCAACCTCCTGGACATCAACACCCAATGGAAGGGGTCGACCGCGGAGAACGTCTACGAGGGCGTCGATCGGGCCTCGGGGCAGACCAAGTGGACCGCCACGGCCAACGACCTGGTCTTCGGTTCGCATTCCCAACTGCGCGCGCTGGCCGAGGTCTACGCGCAGGACGACAACCAGGGGAAGTTCGTCGAGGACTTCGTCGCGGCGTGGGTGAAGGTGATGAACAACGACCGGTTCGATCTGGACTGAGTCGACGCTCGACCCGTCGTCGGCGGCGGATCTGTGCGACGATGCTCGCTACGCCACAGAGAGGATCGTCGGGTTCATGACCGTAAGGCACCCCATCGTGCTGGCCGCCGCCGGGTTGGCGGCCGTCGGGGTGGCCCTGGGCGCGGCCCAGTCGGCCGCCGCGGACCCGGTTCCGCCGCCCCCGCCGGCCGAGCCCGGGGCGCCACCACCGCCGCTGCCGCCGGGGCCGCCGACGGTGCCCGAGATGGCGAATCCGGTCTACGGTACGGGCCAGTACGGCTCGGGCCCGCTGGGTACGCTTCGTGACCTCTGGCACCAGGCCCGCAATCCCTACTATCTGGTTGACGACCCGGCGATGGTTCCCGGTGGCGGTGCACCGCCACCGCCGGGGGCCGGGCCGGCGCCGGCATTGCCGCCCGGCTTCGTGTCGATGAACGCGCCGGGGTCCGAGACCGCGTCGACGGCCGCGCCTCCGAACAGCGGTGGTCCGCCGCTGCCGGAGGGCTACTATCCGATCGACGGGCCGCCGCCCCCGGGATACGAGTTCGTCCAGCCCGGACAGCCGGATCCGGCATCGCCGCCGGGCTTCCCGACGCCGCCGGCCCCAACGCCGTAGCGGACCCTCAGAGTTCGAGCGAACGGGCCGCGTCGAGGACCAGGGACGTGATCTCCTCCTCGTCCTTGGGGGCCATCGCGAAACCGGGGTGGAACCCGTCGGCGCGGCGCACCCCGACGCTGCGGGCCGAGAGCTTGTACACGCCGAAGGCGCACGGCCGCCCCAGATCACGCTCGATCACCAGGGCGCTGAGCGCGGTGTTCGCCAGCGTCGCCAACGTGACCAGCCGCGCATGGAAGTGCGGCGAGTCGACCACCGCGGCGCCGTGCGCGTGCATCAGTGCGCGCTGCGCGAAGTTGACGCCGGCCAGCAGCGAGTCGACGATCTCGCGCAGCGGACCGTCCGTGGCGATCGCGAGGTACTTGTCCGGATGCAGCGTCGCGTCCACCGCCGCGGTGGTCGCGCCGCAGCGTGAATGCCCGACTACGGCAAACACTTTCACGCTCGGCAGGTGTGCGGCGGCGTA
It encodes the following:
- the katG gene encoding catalase/peroxidase HPI, whose translation is MKGKTVSDTSDARPPSPETKTGSRSESENPAMPSPTPKAHAPLKNQDWWPNQVDVSVLHAQTEKANPLGADFDYREQVKTLDAEALKRDLIELMTTSQEWWPADYGHYGGAFIRMSWHAAGTYRIHDGRGGGGQGAQRFAPLNSWPDNSGTDKSRRLLWPIKQKYGNKISWADLIIVAGNVALESMGFKTAGFAFGREDIWEPEETLWGFEDTWLGTDKRYSGERELAEPYGATTMGLIYVNPEGPEGEPDPLKAAYDIRETFGRMAMNDEETAALIVGGHTFGKTHGAGDPDLVGPEPEGAPIEQQGLGWKSGYGSGKGADAIIGGPEVVWTPTPTQWDNTFLEYLYGHEWELEQSPAGAWQYVAKDVEPSIPEPFDAAKKRMATMLVTDISMRESPIYADITRRWLDHPEELADAFARAWFKLLHRDMGPASRYIGPWVPKESYVWQDPVPAVDHPLVDEQDIATLKNKVLASQLSVSQLIKTAWASAASFRGTDKRGGANGARIRLEPQRNWEVNEPAELAKVLPVLEQIQQDFNGSASGGKKISLADLIVLAGSAAVEKAAKDAGFDIDVHFAPGRTDATQEQTDVESFAIIEPRADGFRNYLRPNEKTQVERLLVDRAYMLNLTAPELTVLIGGLRSLGANHGGAGHGVFTDRPGVLTNDFFVNLLDINTQWKGSTAENVYEGVDRASGQTKWTATANDLVFGSHSQLRALAEVYAQDDNQGKFVEDFVAAWVKVMNNDRFDLD
- a CDS encoding carbonic anhydrase; amino-acid sequence: MSEQRAQGTPVAGATLSLHWTAETGPPPVRTPDTAQDAVALLDRGSQAFAQLGSEPLEWRLDPAALGFGPADNDGVLTQEPFAAVLSCSDARVPIELTLGQAANELFVVRVAGNVTGAACRGSLHYAAAHLPSVKVFAVVGHSRCGATTAAVDATLHPDKYLAIATDGPLREIVDSLLAGVNFAQRALMHAHGAAVVDSPHFHARLVTLATLANTALSALVIERDLGRPCAFGVYKLSARSVGVRRADGFHPGFAMAPKDEEEITSLVLDAARSLEL